In one window of Microbacterium natoriense DNA:
- a CDS encoding DUF1266 domain-containing protein encodes MRPAARVDFNNVFSIIEWLLSQWWVWVIVGVVVVFFLVVWIMPAAKVKADERHSTADTEANEIALGFLQIVNLPSGHWNDPTASLLGDRQKKVLIDQWGVHTRQDWLDNIERLLTVRRRREMWSLYLAVRAQLAEQLGRVPKAKEWLNAIVAEGGDKRDARTFVTSIEYTEGLIRKRVGKDIVTPDLFVKTLDGYALGQAVGMTTWGVALGHGDVAEARQIIHRINVEGRPAFSSWADFGLSYVTGRVMHWSDGNVDEKSFEKFGDGCVDFQAAATAKRNGPWATLSWSL; translated from the coding sequence ATGCGCCCCGCCGCTCGCGTCGACTTCAACAACGTCTTCTCCATCATCGAGTGGCTCCTCTCGCAATGGTGGGTGTGGGTCATCGTGGGCGTCGTGGTGGTGTTCTTCCTCGTCGTCTGGATCATGCCCGCGGCGAAGGTGAAGGCCGATGAGAGGCACTCGACCGCCGACACCGAGGCGAACGAGATCGCTCTCGGCTTCCTCCAGATCGTGAACCTGCCGTCGGGACACTGGAACGACCCGACTGCGTCGCTCCTCGGCGACCGTCAGAAGAAGGTCCTCATCGACCAGTGGGGCGTTCACACGCGCCAGGACTGGCTCGACAACATCGAGCGCCTGCTCACCGTGCGCCGCCGCCGCGAGATGTGGTCGCTCTACCTCGCCGTCCGCGCGCAGCTCGCGGAGCAGCTCGGCCGCGTTCCCAAAGCCAAGGAATGGCTGAACGCGATCGTCGCCGAGGGCGGCGACAAGCGCGACGCCCGCACGTTCGTCACCTCGATCGAGTACACCGAGGGCCTGATCCGCAAGCGGGTCGGCAAGGACATCGTGACGCCCGACCTCTTCGTGAAGACTCTCGACGGATACGCGCTCGGACAGGCCGTCGGCATGACGACCTGGGGCGTCGCGCTCGGCCACGGCGACGTGGCCGAGGCCCGCCAGATCATCCACCGCATCAACGTCGAGGGCCGCCCCGCCTTCTCGTCGTGGGCGGACTTCGGCCTCAGCTACGTCACGGGCCGCGTGATGCACTGGAGCGACGGCAACGTCGATGAGAAGTCGTTCGAGAAGTTCGGCGACGGATGCGTCGACTTCCAGGCCGCGGCCACCGCGAAGCGCAACGGCCCGTGGGCGACGCTGTCATGGAGCCTGTGA
- a CDS encoding TetR/AcrR family transcriptional regulator translates to MARSDEQNRHAREKARENILQAAIVLFSERGVAGASIAEITSRAGVAQGLVNYHFGGKDQLVSAVIDRWFETVLSFARVDGAPDEALAAVIDGALMATAFAVPLQRAVLAMQQQPATHRLFAESEQRHAAGVTAAEDAVRDLFRARGAADPALEEVMLRSVLEGVFVKFAVFGDTYPIEDARLWVHRLYGLPEPQHPLPLPLPAREGEPRPRASGTVVCAQP, encoded by the coding sequence ATGGCACGCTCCGATGAGCAGAACCGTCACGCGCGGGAGAAGGCACGCGAGAACATCCTTCAGGCGGCGATCGTCCTGTTCAGCGAGCGCGGTGTGGCCGGCGCCAGCATCGCAGAGATCACGAGCCGGGCCGGCGTCGCTCAGGGCCTGGTGAACTACCACTTCGGCGGCAAGGATCAGCTCGTCTCCGCCGTGATCGACCGCTGGTTCGAGACGGTGCTCTCGTTCGCGCGCGTCGACGGCGCACCCGACGAGGCTCTCGCCGCAGTGATCGACGGCGCGCTCATGGCCACCGCCTTCGCCGTGCCGCTGCAGCGCGCCGTGCTCGCCATGCAGCAGCAACCCGCGACGCATCGCCTGTTCGCCGAGTCCGAGCAGAGGCACGCCGCGGGCGTGACCGCCGCGGAGGACGCGGTCCGCGACCTGTTCCGCGCGCGGGGCGCTGCCGACCCGGCGCTCGAGGAGGTCATGCTCCGCAGCGTCCTCGAGGGCGTGTTCGTGAAGTTCGCCGTGTTCGGGGACACCTATCCGATCGAAGACGCCCGGCTCTGGGTGCATCGGCTGTACGGACTGCCTGAGCCGCAGCATCCGCTGCCGCTGCCCCTGCCGGCGCGCGAGGGCGAGCCGCGCCCACGGGCGTCGGGCACCGTCGTGTGTGCCCAGCCCTAG
- a CDS encoding uracil-xanthine permease family protein yields the protein MPLWKIHGDGRTVEPGAVVRPEERLSWPATIAIGAQHVVAMFGATFLVPIITGFPVTTTLLFSGVGTLLFLLLTRNRLPSYLGSSFAFLAPITALNGGNTLETPEQITQALVGVAAVGVLLAAIGFLVQAVGTGWIDRLMPPVVAGSIVALIGFNLAPAAWNNFKLQPQLATVTLIAVILFSVLFRGFLGRISIFLGVIVGYIVAALTGQLAFDGIEDVAWIGLPQFHLAAVTDPAAWKLVPMFLPVVLVLIAENVGHVRGVATMTNDPAINKSTGRALVADGVATTIAGAFGGSGTTTYGENIGVMAATRVYSTAAYWVAGIVAILLAFSPKVGFVFNTIPAGVLGGVTTALYGLIGVIGIKIWVDNRVDFSRPVNQYTVAVSFVIAIAGFAMGWGDFQLGAIVVGTVAALLIYHLGNAIARWRKTGADDGGPIPAVGPLGGDPA from the coding sequence ATGCCCCTGTGGAAGATCCACGGAGACGGCCGCACCGTCGAACCCGGCGCCGTCGTGCGCCCCGAAGAACGTCTGAGCTGGCCGGCGACCATCGCGATCGGCGCGCAGCACGTCGTCGCCATGTTCGGTGCGACGTTCCTCGTTCCGATCATCACCGGATTCCCCGTGACGACGACGCTGCTCTTCTCGGGCGTCGGCACGCTGCTGTTCCTGCTGCTGACCCGCAACCGCCTGCCCAGCTACCTGGGCTCGTCGTTCGCCTTCCTCGCGCCGATCACGGCGCTCAACGGCGGCAACACCCTGGAGACTCCCGAGCAGATCACGCAGGCTCTCGTCGGCGTCGCCGCGGTGGGCGTGCTGCTCGCCGCGATCGGCTTCCTCGTGCAGGCGGTCGGCACGGGCTGGATCGACCGCCTGATGCCGCCGGTCGTCGCGGGCTCCATCGTCGCGCTGATCGGCTTCAACCTCGCACCCGCCGCGTGGAACAACTTCAAGCTGCAGCCCCAGCTCGCGACGGTCACCCTGATCGCCGTCATCCTGTTCAGCGTGCTGTTCCGCGGCTTCCTCGGCCGCATCTCGATCTTCCTCGGCGTGATCGTCGGCTACATCGTGGCAGCGCTCACAGGACAGCTGGCGTTCGACGGCATCGAAGACGTCGCGTGGATCGGCCTGCCGCAGTTCCACCTCGCGGCCGTGACCGACCCTGCGGCGTGGAAGCTCGTGCCGATGTTCCTGCCCGTCGTACTCGTGCTGATCGCCGAGAACGTGGGGCACGTGCGCGGCGTCGCCACCATGACCAACGACCCGGCGATCAACAAGAGCACCGGTCGCGCGCTCGTCGCCGACGGCGTCGCGACGACGATCGCCGGCGCCTTCGGCGGTTCGGGCACCACGACGTACGGCGAGAACATCGGCGTCATGGCGGCGACCCGCGTGTACTCGACCGCGGCCTACTGGGTGGCCGGAATCGTGGCGATCCTCCTCGCCTTCTCGCCCAAGGTCGGCTTCGTGTTCAACACGATCCCCGCCGGCGTCCTCGGCGGGGTCACGACCGCGCTCTACGGCCTCATCGGCGTGATCGGCATCAAGATCTGGGTCGACAACCGCGTCGACTTCTCGCGCCCGGTGAACCAGTACACGGTCGCGGTGTCGTTCGTGATCGCGATCGCCGGCTTCGCGATGGGCTGGGGCGACTTCCAGCTCGGAGCGATCGTGGTGGGAACGGTCGCCGCGCTGCTGATCTACCACCTGGGCAACGCCATCGCGCGCTGGCGCAAGACCGGTGCAGACGACGGCGGCCCCATCCCCGCGGTCGGACCGCTGGGCGGCGACCCCGCCTGA
- a CDS encoding phosphoribosylaminoimidazolesuccinocarboxamide synthase, translated as MSEALSIPGWRHVYSGKVRDLYASEDAEDTRILVVASDRVSAFDVVLSPGIPDKGALLTRLSRWWFAQLSDVPNHLAEGELPASVADRAMLAQSLEMLPIECVVRGYITGSGWIEYQESGTVCGIPLPAGLNNGDRLPEPLFTPAYKAPMGEHDENITFEKTAELVGAERAAELRDASLALYARAAEVAEANGLILADTKFEFGTDAEGVLRLADEVLTSDSSRYWDAAAWETGTTPSQRMASFDKQIVRDWLAANWDKQGEPPALPKDIVERTSARYRELIERLGA; from the coding sequence GTGAGCGAAGCACTGAGCATCCCCGGCTGGCGGCACGTCTACTCCGGCAAGGTCCGCGACCTGTACGCCTCCGAGGACGCGGAGGACACGCGCATCCTCGTGGTGGCGTCCGATCGGGTGAGCGCGTTCGACGTCGTGCTCTCCCCCGGCATCCCCGACAAAGGAGCCCTGCTGACGCGACTGAGCCGATGGTGGTTCGCTCAGCTCTCCGACGTGCCGAACCACCTCGCGGAAGGTGAGCTGCCGGCATCCGTCGCCGATCGCGCCATGCTCGCACAGTCCCTCGAGATGCTTCCGATCGAGTGCGTCGTGCGCGGCTACATCACCGGCTCCGGCTGGATCGAGTACCAGGAGAGCGGAACCGTCTGCGGCATCCCGCTGCCCGCCGGCCTGAACAACGGCGATCGCCTTCCCGAGCCGCTGTTCACCCCTGCGTACAAGGCGCCGATGGGCGAGCACGACGAGAACATCACGTTCGAGAAGACCGCCGAGCTGGTCGGCGCCGAGCGCGCCGCCGAATTGCGCGACGCCTCTCTGGCCCTCTACGCACGCGCCGCCGAGGTCGCCGAGGCGAACGGGTTGATCCTCGCGGACACCAAGTTCGAGTTCGGGACGGATGCCGAGGGCGTGCTGCGACTGGCTGACGAGGTGCTCACGAGCGACTCCTCGCGCTACTGGGATGCCGCGGCCTGGGAGACCGGGACCACCCCGAGCCAGCGGATGGCGAGCTTCGACAAGCAGATCGTGCGCGACTGGCTCGCGGCGAACTGGGACAAGCAGGGCGAACCGCCCGCCCTCCCGAAGGACATCGTGGAGCGCACCTCCGCCCGCTACCGCGAGCTGATCGAGCGACTCGGAGCCTGA
- a CDS encoding PadR family transcriptional regulator: MKDAVDQLTPMGVMVLALLREGDMHPYEMVRLMRARRDDRLLTITNGTLYHTVARLQRAGLLDEVGVDREGNRPERTTYTLTDAGVDALVGWLRRELSRIDHPSDFRIALAEAHNLERDDVIESLRLRRNALVDAHASHRDGLAGARTKKVPEQVLVEFERQEVLLEAELRWLDSLLTRLEAAAFPWGPRAFENTDRYLAQRKAAQQ, from the coding sequence ATGAAGGACGCCGTCGATCAGCTCACCCCGATGGGGGTGATGGTGCTCGCGTTGCTGCGCGAGGGCGACATGCACCCCTATGAGATGGTGCGGCTCATGCGCGCACGACGCGACGATCGGCTGCTGACGATCACGAACGGGACGCTCTATCACACTGTCGCGCGACTCCAGCGGGCCGGACTGCTCGACGAGGTCGGCGTCGACCGCGAGGGCAACCGTCCCGAGCGCACCACCTACACGCTGACCGACGCAGGGGTCGATGCCCTCGTCGGCTGGCTGCGGCGCGAACTGTCCCGCATCGACCATCCGTCCGACTTCCGCATCGCGCTCGCAGAGGCGCACAACCTCGAACGCGACGACGTGATCGAAAGCCTTCGCCTCCGTCGCAACGCCCTCGTTGACGCGCACGCGTCCCATCGCGACGGACTCGCAGGAGCGCGCACGAAGAAGGTGCCGGAACAGGTCCTCGTCGAGTTCGAGCGCCAGGAGGTGCTGCTCGAGGCCGAGCTGCGCTGGCTTGACTCGCTCCTCACCCGCCTCGAAGCCGCCGCCTTCCCCTGGGGTCCGCGCGCGTTCGAGAACACCGACCGCTATCTCGCTCAGCGAAAGGCCGCCCAGCAATGA
- a CDS encoding GNAT family N-acetyltransferase has product MTIALIRPTADLYDSWAAAVAEFGGGHIDGSGLQAPVIPGRVTLDELIENAARLADTSVAPPEDRVHNDLYWIVDGREVVGFLSFRHTLNDWLREAGGHIGYAVRASRRRRGYASAALALALDRAREIGLDRVFITCDDDNIASARTIERAGGVLQDVSDQSERGHALLRRYWVTL; this is encoded by the coding sequence ATGACGATCGCGCTCATCCGTCCCACCGCCGACCTCTATGACAGCTGGGCCGCTGCTGTGGCCGAGTTCGGTGGCGGGCACATCGACGGTTCTGGTCTGCAGGCGCCGGTCATCCCCGGTCGGGTCACCCTCGACGAGCTCATCGAGAACGCGGCCCGGCTCGCCGACACGTCCGTGGCGCCGCCCGAAGACCGCGTGCACAACGACCTGTACTGGATCGTGGACGGCCGAGAGGTCGTGGGCTTCCTGTCGTTCCGGCACACGCTCAACGACTGGCTGCGCGAGGCAGGCGGCCACATCGGCTACGCCGTGCGCGCGTCGCGTCGTCGCCGCGGATACGCGTCGGCGGCCCTCGCGCTCGCGCTCGACCGTGCACGCGAGATCGGACTCGACCGTGTGTTCATCACCTGCGACGACGACAACATCGCTTCGGCGCGCACGATCGAGCGAGCGGGTGGTGTGCTGCAGGACGTCAGCGACCAGTCGGAGCGCGGCCACGCCCTGCTGCGCCGGTACTGGGTCACGTTGTAA
- a CDS encoding amino acid ABC transporter substrate-binding protein/permease, protein MIRNPSSAIAHLRRLGRVAGAATITAFLAAGAILGVSSTATAADEKYIIGTDTTFAPFEFTNSDGELVGIDMDLLHAIAEDQGFEVEIRQLGFDAAVQALQSNQVDAVMAGMSITDERKKTFDFSDPYFTSGIQLGVLDASDIQSLDDLDGKTVAVKTGTQGQTFAEENQEKYGFKVTPYQDTTDMVDAVKAGQAVGYFEDFPVLAYGIQQGSGFRLVGDPELGGEYGFAVNKGQNPELVEMFNEGLANLKASGDYDKIVDTYLSGEASDQPTDIISVAVKYWPALMNGLWLTILATLVALVAAFVLGIVFGFGRISGFFLFRWLATAYVYVFRGTPILVQAFFVFFAIPQLFPGLTFNPFVAGAITLSLNTGAYMTEIIRGGIQAVDPGQNEASRSLGLGHWKTMQKVVLPQAFRIMIPSFVNQGIITLKDTSLISVIGLAELTFQSRQIIASTYLSAQVLTIVAVIYFVVITLLTLLANRLERKFNA, encoded by the coding sequence GTGATCCGAAACCCCTCTTCCGCGATCGCGCATCTGCGCAGACTGGGCCGTGTCGCCGGCGCCGCGACCATCACCGCCTTCCTCGCTGCAGGCGCGATTCTCGGCGTCTCGTCGACCGCGACCGCCGCCGATGAGAAGTACATCATCGGCACCGACACGACCTTCGCCCCGTTCGAGTTCACGAACTCCGACGGCGAGCTGGTCGGCATCGACATGGACCTGCTCCACGCGATCGCCGAAGACCAGGGCTTCGAGGTCGAGATCCGCCAGCTCGGATTCGACGCGGCCGTGCAGGCGTTGCAGTCCAACCAAGTCGACGCCGTCATGGCGGGGATGTCGATCACCGACGAGCGCAAGAAGACCTTCGACTTCAGCGATCCGTACTTCACCAGCGGCATCCAGCTCGGCGTGCTCGATGCGAGCGACATCCAGTCGCTGGACGACCTCGACGGCAAGACCGTCGCGGTCAAGACGGGTACGCAGGGACAGACCTTCGCCGAGGAGAACCAGGAGAAGTACGGCTTCAAGGTCACCCCCTATCAGGACACGACCGACATGGTGGATGCCGTCAAAGCCGGCCAGGCCGTCGGCTACTTCGAGGACTTCCCGGTGCTGGCGTACGGCATTCAGCAGGGTTCGGGCTTCCGCCTCGTGGGCGACCCCGAGCTCGGCGGAGAGTACGGCTTCGCAGTCAACAAGGGCCAGAACCCCGAGCTCGTCGAGATGTTCAACGAGGGCCTCGCGAACCTGAAGGCCTCGGGCGACTACGACAAGATCGTCGACACCTACCTGAGCGGCGAGGCATCCGATCAGCCCACCGACATCATCTCGGTCGCGGTGAAGTACTGGCCGGCTCTCATGAACGGCCTGTGGCTGACGATCCTCGCGACGCTCGTCGCCCTCGTCGCCGCATTCGTGCTCGGCATCGTGTTCGGGTTCGGCCGGATCTCGGGCTTCTTCCTGTTCCGCTGGCTCGCCACCGCCTACGTCTACGTGTTCCGCGGCACGCCGATCCTGGTGCAGGCGTTCTTCGTGTTCTTCGCCATCCCGCAGCTGTTCCCCGGGCTCACGTTCAACCCCTTCGTCGCCGGCGCGATCACGCTGTCGCTCAACACCGGCGCCTACATGACCGAGATCATCCGCGGCGGCATCCAGGCGGTCGACCCCGGTCAGAACGAGGCGTCGCGCTCGCTCGGTCTCGGCCACTGGAAGACCATGCAGAAGGTCGTTCTCCCGCAGGCGTTCCGCATCATGATCCCGTCGTTCGTGAACCAGGGCATCATCACCCTGAAGGACACCTCGCTGATCAGCGTGATCGGACTAGCCGAGCTGACCTTCCAGTCGCGGCAGATCATCGCCTCGACCTACCTGTCGGCCCAGGTGCTGACGATCGTCGCCGTGATCTACTTCGTCGTGATCACGCTGCTGACGCTGCTCGCCAACCGTCTGGAGAGGAAGTTCAACGCATGA
- a CDS encoding amino acid ABC transporter ATP-binding protein — MSKIVVKDLHKAFGDNEVLKGIDLEVSDGEVVAVIGPSGSGKSTLLRCLNKLEEPTAGHVIVDGVDLTDKSVKLDEVRQRIGMVFQHFNLFPHMTVLENITLAPIELGRMSKAEARERAISLLDRVGLAEKADARPASLSGGQKQRVAIARALAMDPEIMLFDEATSALDPEMVGEVLQVIRDLASGGMTMVLVTHEMGFAREVSGRTVFMDGGVVVEEAPPAELFGAPKNERLKDFLSKVL, encoded by the coding sequence ATGAGCAAGATCGTCGTGAAGGACCTGCACAAGGCCTTCGGAGACAACGAGGTGCTCAAGGGCATCGATCTCGAGGTGAGCGACGGCGAGGTCGTGGCCGTGATCGGGCCCTCCGGTTCGGGAAAGTCCACGCTGCTGCGCTGCCTCAACAAGCTCGAAGAGCCCACGGCGGGTCACGTGATCGTCGACGGCGTGGACCTCACGGACAAGAGCGTCAAGCTCGACGAGGTGCGTCAGCGCATCGGCATGGTGTTCCAGCACTTCAACCTGTTCCCGCACATGACCGTGCTGGAGAACATCACGCTCGCCCCGATCGAGCTCGGACGGATGTCGAAAGCCGAGGCTCGCGAGCGCGCGATCTCGCTGCTCGACCGCGTCGGCCTGGCGGAGAAGGCGGATGCCAGGCCCGCATCCCTCTCCGGTGGCCAGAAGCAGCGTGTGGCGATCGCCCGTGCGCTCGCGATGGACCCCGAGATCATGCTCTTCGACGAGGCCACCAGCGCCCTCGACCCCGAGATGGTGGGCGAGGTGCTGCAGGTGATCCGCGATCTCGCGTCCGGCGGGATGACGATGGTGCTCGTGACGCACGAGATGGGCTTCGCCCGCGAGGTCTCCGGCCGCACCGTGTTCATGGACGGCGGCGTGGTCGTCGAGGAGGCGCCGCCTGCCGAGCTGTTCGGAGCTCCGAAGAACGAGCGCCTGAAGGACTTCCTCTCCAAGGTGCTCTGA
- the purD gene encoding phosphoribosylamine--glycine ligase, producing the protein MKILVLGSGAREHAIILALRAEQTAHEIFVAPGNAGIAQDATPVSVDPLDGAAVTAFANEHAIDLVVVGPEAPLVAGVADVLRAHGIPVFGPGRAAAQLEGSKSFAKRIMDAAGVPTGRAVRAARIADVEKAFDELGAPYVVKADGLAAGKGVIVTSDRAEALAHAEHYLPAGPVLIEEFLSGPEVSLFFLSDGDTVRALSPAQDFKRALNGDEGPNTGGMGAYSPLPWLDEQFGSEKAFVEEVTRDVALPVIRQLDAEGTPFIGLLYAGLILTPAGVRVIEFNARFGDPETQIVLPRLVTPLSELLFAAASGTLEDQPEPVFSDEVAITVVLASEGYPEAPQTGRPIQGLADAAAVEGVRLVHAATASPDAPGGSLIATGGRVLNVVAVASDFRTARDRAYEAIAQISLDGSHYRTDIAARVAE; encoded by the coding sequence GTGAAGATCCTGGTCCTCGGTTCCGGTGCCCGCGAGCACGCCATCATCCTCGCCCTCCGGGCCGAGCAGACGGCGCACGAGATCTTCGTCGCTCCCGGCAACGCCGGCATCGCGCAGGATGCCACGCCCGTCTCGGTCGACCCGCTCGACGGCGCGGCGGTGACCGCCTTCGCCAATGAGCACGCGATCGATCTCGTGGTCGTAGGTCCCGAGGCGCCGCTGGTCGCCGGGGTCGCCGATGTGCTCCGCGCGCACGGCATCCCGGTCTTCGGTCCGGGCAGAGCGGCGGCGCAGCTCGAAGGGTCGAAGTCGTTCGCGAAGCGGATCATGGATGCCGCGGGCGTGCCGACCGGACGCGCGGTCCGCGCGGCCCGCATCGCCGACGTCGAGAAGGCTTTCGATGAGCTCGGCGCTCCCTACGTGGTCAAGGCCGACGGTCTGGCCGCGGGCAAGGGCGTGATCGTCACCTCAGACCGCGCCGAGGCCCTCGCCCACGCAGAGCACTATCTGCCTGCCGGCCCCGTGCTGATCGAGGAGTTCCTCTCCGGCCCCGAGGTCTCGCTGTTCTTCCTCAGCGACGGCGACACCGTGCGCGCCCTGAGCCCCGCGCAGGACTTCAAGCGCGCACTGAACGGCGACGAGGGCCCCAACACGGGCGGGATGGGCGCGTACTCTCCGCTGCCCTGGCTCGACGAGCAGTTCGGCAGCGAGAAGGCCTTCGTCGAGGAGGTCACGCGCGACGTCGCGCTCCCCGTCATCCGCCAGCTGGATGCCGAGGGCACGCCGTTCATCGGCCTGCTCTACGCGGGCCTCATCCTCACCCCCGCCGGTGTGCGGGTGATCGAGTTCAACGCCCGCTTCGGCGACCCCGAGACGCAGATCGTGCTGCCGCGCCTGGTGACCCCGCTGTCGGAGCTGCTGTTCGCCGCGGCATCCGGCACCCTCGAGGACCAGCCGGAGCCCGTCTTCAGCGACGAGGTCGCGATCACCGTGGTGCTCGCGAGCGAGGGATACCCCGAGGCTCCGCAGACCGGTCGCCCGATCCAGGGCCTCGCCGACGCCGCTGCTGTCGAGGGCGTGCGTCTCGTGCACGCGGCGACGGCCTCACCCGACGCTCCCGGCGGCTCGCTCATCGCGACGGGAGGCCGCGTCTTGAACGTCGTGGCCGTGGCATCCGACTTCCGCACCGCCCGCGACCGCGCGTACGAGGCGATCGCGCAGATCTCCCTCGACGGATCCCACTACCGCACCGACATCGCCGCCCGCGTCGCGGAGTAG
- a CDS encoding NUDIX hydrolase: MTSKETLHGARAELIAAARRSSGWAAPFPPVVGSAHEASVLVLFGKLDSIPARTDELTVAGDLDVLLQRRAATLSSHPGQVSFPGGRREEQDSDAVATALREAQEETGLDPAGVEVLATLSELPLAASNHRVTPVLGWWRSPSRVVAVDHAETVEVFRVPVAQLLDPSIRFTSTISRMGRTWKGPAFDVDGTIVWGFTAMVLDGIFDAAGWTRSWDRSVERPVTV; the protein is encoded by the coding sequence ATGACTTCGAAAGAGACCCTGCACGGCGCCCGCGCCGAGCTGATCGCCGCAGCCCGGCGCAGTTCCGGGTGGGCCGCGCCCTTCCCGCCGGTCGTCGGCAGCGCGCACGAGGCGTCGGTCCTCGTGCTGTTCGGCAAGCTCGACAGCATCCCCGCGCGCACCGACGAGCTCACCGTCGCGGGCGATCTCGACGTGCTCCTGCAGCGCAGGGCGGCCACGCTCTCCTCGCATCCTGGCCAGGTGTCGTTCCCCGGCGGACGACGGGAGGAGCAGGACTCGGATGCCGTCGCCACCGCGCTGCGCGAGGCTCAGGAGGAGACCGGGCTCGACCCGGCCGGAGTCGAGGTGCTCGCGACCCTGTCCGAGTTGCCCCTGGCCGCCAGCAACCACCGGGTGACGCCCGTGCTCGGCTGGTGGCGGTCGCCCTCGCGCGTCGTCGCGGTCGATCACGCCGAGACCGTCGAGGTGTTCCGTGTTCCCGTCGCGCAGCTGCTCGATCCGAGCATCCGCTTCACCTCGACCATCAGTCGCATGGGACGCACGTGGAAGGGCCCCGCGTTCGATGTCGACGGCACGATCGTGTGGGGCTTCACGGCGATGGTGCTCGACGGCATCTTCGACGCGGCCGGCTGGACGCGGTCGTGGGACCGGTCTGTCGAGCGCCCCGTCACGGTCTGA
- a CDS encoding sterol carrier family protein, whose product MPPKKIDIIDGRTALDAVRAADAAGEKPQRTSLATAVRYLLQLLDEKAPGGTVEVRVPPFGAVQVIQGPRHTRGTPPNVVEMDAATWIAVATGVEDWADAAASGRVHASGTRADLSGVLPLRP is encoded by the coding sequence ATGCCTCCGAAGAAGATCGACATCATCGACGGGCGCACGGCTCTCGACGCGGTGCGCGCCGCGGATGCCGCGGGCGAGAAACCGCAGCGCACGTCACTGGCCACCGCCGTGCGGTACCTGCTGCAGCTGCTCGATGAGAAGGCGCCGGGAGGCACCGTCGAGGTGCGCGTGCCGCCGTTCGGAGCGGTGCAGGTCATCCAGGGGCCGCGCCACACCCGCGGCACCCCGCCGAACGTGGTCGAGATGGACGCGGCGACCTGGATCGCGGTCGCGACCGGGGTCGAGGATTGGGCGGATGCCGCGGCATCCGGCCGGGTCCACGCCTCCGGGACCCGCGCCGATCTCTCGGGAGTCCTGCCGCTGCGCCCCTGA
- a CDS encoding heme ABC transporter ATP-binding protein: MGVSVRLSGRGVTVRVGESREILAGVSIEVRAGEVHALVGPNGAGKSTLFGVLAGDVSPAEGVVELDGAPIGGIRPRELARRRAVLLQENTVTFPFTAAQVVRMGRAPWAHTAAGDDDDDDEIVFSAMTATEVLPLADRAVTSLSGGERARVALARVLAQRTGILLLDEPSAALDLKHHEDVMRLIRTQAGAGTAVAIVLHDLNAALAHADRVTLLADGRVAATGAPAEVLTAARIEEVYGQAVDLFPHPGTGVPLVVARR, from the coding sequence ATGGGCGTGAGCGTGCGCCTGTCGGGTCGAGGCGTGACCGTGCGCGTCGGCGAAAGCCGCGAGATCCTCGCCGGGGTGTCGATCGAGGTCCGCGCGGGCGAAGTCCACGCGCTCGTCGGCCCGAACGGCGCCGGCAAGTCGACGCTGTTCGGGGTTCTGGCGGGCGATGTCTCCCCCGCCGAGGGAGTCGTGGAACTCGACGGCGCTCCCATCGGCGGCATCCGCCCCCGGGAGCTCGCGCGACGGAGAGCCGTACTGCTGCAGGAGAACACCGTGACCTTCCCGTTCACGGCCGCGCAGGTCGTGCGCATGGGACGCGCGCCGTGGGCGCACACCGCCGCGGGCGATGATGACGACGACGACGAGATCGTGTTCTCCGCGATGACGGCGACAGAGGTGCTGCCGCTGGCCGATCGCGCGGTGACGTCGCTGTCCGGCGGGGAGCGGGCGCGGGTGGCGCTCGCCCGCGTGCTCGCACAGCGCACCGGCATCCTGCTGCTCGACGAACCGAGCGCCGCCCTCGATCTCAAGCATCACGAAGACGTCATGCGCCTCATCCGCACACAGGCCGGCGCCGGCACCGCGGTGGCGATCGTGCTGCACGATCTGAATGCCGCGCTCGCTCACGCCGACCGGGTGACGCTCCTCGCCGATGGCCGAGTCGCCGCGACCGGAGCACCGGCCGAAGTGCTCACCGCCGCAAGGATCGAAGAGGTCTACGGGCAGGCGGTCGATTTGTTCCCACACCCGGGCACGGGGGTGCCGCTCGTGGTCGCCCGGCGCTGA